A DNA window from Pseudomonas wuhanensis contains the following coding sequences:
- a CDS encoding GAF domain-containing sensor histidine kinase, with product MGQTAAADIATISRISAVPAMLQVISELTGLRFAAVARVTEEAWTACAVLDRLDFGLEVGDELDLMSALCNEVRQGHHSVVIDQASEDPLYRDHHTPRAYPFESYIAVPILRTDGRFFGTLFAFDPNPAPLKSSTIQSTMESFARMLALQIEAEENLQRSEAAQIKKRQTAELREQFIAVLGHDLRNPLFAISAGAEMLLRKVSDPANEQRARHILTSARRATKLVDDVLDFARGALGRGIPVNIEPCPDLADALRHVIAEIQSIHPKRIIQSSIGDLSNIHCDRERVTQLLSNLVANAVVHGDPNGPIEVSAQVEEGHFVLSVKNQGLIAEDALPHLFQPYSRPAGGTPQAGLGLGLYIASQIAQSHGGQLEVVSTEQQGTTFTFSLPSRT from the coding sequence ATGGGGCAAACAGCGGCAGCAGACATCGCCACAATCAGCCGGATCAGCGCGGTGCCGGCGATGCTTCAGGTGATCAGTGAGTTGACCGGTTTGCGGTTCGCGGCGGTGGCTCGTGTTACCGAAGAAGCCTGGACTGCCTGCGCGGTGCTTGATCGACTGGATTTCGGTTTGGAGGTGGGCGATGAACTCGATCTGATGTCCGCCCTGTGCAACGAAGTCCGCCAAGGCCACCATTCGGTGGTGATCGACCAGGCCAGTGAAGACCCGCTCTACCGCGATCATCACACACCCCGCGCCTATCCATTCGAAAGCTACATTGCCGTCCCGATATTGCGCACCGACGGGCGCTTTTTCGGCACCCTTTTTGCCTTTGATCCCAATCCGGCGCCGCTCAAGTCCAGCACGATCCAGAGCACCATGGAGTCGTTCGCCCGGATGCTGGCGCTACAGATCGAGGCCGAAGAAAACCTGCAACGGAGCGAAGCGGCGCAGATCAAGAAACGCCAAACTGCCGAACTGCGCGAACAGTTCATCGCCGTGCTTGGCCATGACCTGCGCAACCCCTTGTTCGCCATCAGCGCCGGCGCCGAAATGCTCCTGCGCAAAGTCTCTGATCCGGCGAATGAGCAACGGGCCCGGCACATCCTCACCAGCGCCCGACGTGCGACCAAACTGGTGGACGATGTGCTGGACTTCGCGCGGGGGGCACTGGGTCGAGGCATCCCCGTAAACATTGAACCGTGCCCGGATCTGGCGGATGCCTTGCGGCATGTGATTGCCGAGATCCAGAGCATTCACCCTAAACGCATCATTCAGTCGTCGATTGGCGACTTGAGCAACATCCATTGCGATCGCGAACGGGTCACGCAATTGCTATCCAATCTGGTGGCGAACGCCGTTGTCCACGGAGATCCCAATGGCCCGATCGAGGTCAGTGCGCAGGTTGAAGAGGGACACTTTGTGTTGAGCGTGAAGAACCAGGGGCTGATCGCCGAGGATGCGCTGCCACATCTGTTCCAGCCCTACTCGCGACCGGCCGGCGGAACACCGCAGGCCGGCCTCGGGTTGGGGCTGTACATTGCCAGTCAGATTGCGCAGTCCCATGGGGGGCAACTGGAGGTGGTATCGACCGAGCAACAGGGCACGACGTTTACCTTCAGCTTGCCTTCACGGACTTAA
- a CDS encoding methyl-accepting chemotaxis protein, translating to MFLQKSLRAQILALLSGSLLAMLLIALACFHFLSNGVQNYANLIEGPLHTSQLIDEANLQFKVQVQEWKNVLLRGKEPANLDKYWKQFEDGQRNVQGILSELVGQKGIEPQLKTRIERLREEHRVLGAAYQKGRDAYVAAGADPTAGDNAVKGVDRAASEQMSELVIELRKQSIEQSKLISAGADQTVLLGLVVMLVSGLLIGLLSLWLVNRNLVEPIRKLIDYVAQLSQGRFAERVASTRQDELGNLATAANTLRDFLAETFNRLQRSASDLDSASGELNSIAGLMASGTNEQFNRTDQVATAMNEMSATAQEVARHAAEAARAADDADQSAQQGEKVMQGTIHTITQMRGEIANTATVIRRLEEDSGRIGKVLEVIRGIAEQTNLLALNAAIEAARAGEAGRGFAVVADEVRSLAQRTAASIIEINQIIQTVQTGAVDAAQAIESGQSRSEESVEQVTQAGAMLERITHAVEAIRDMNRQIATAAEEQTSVAEDISRNLTEITSIASTNLDNVQRTEAASHNLHGLSGQLNEVTARLSA from the coding sequence ATGTTTTTGCAAAAGTCCCTCAGAGCACAAATTCTCGCCCTGTTGAGCGGCAGCCTGTTGGCGATGTTGCTGATCGCTTTGGCCTGCTTTCACTTTTTGTCCAATGGCGTTCAGAACTACGCGAACCTGATCGAAGGCCCGTTGCACACCTCGCAACTGATCGATGAAGCCAACCTGCAATTCAAGGTGCAGGTTCAGGAGTGGAAGAACGTTCTGCTGCGCGGCAAGGAACCTGCGAACCTGGACAAATACTGGAAGCAATTCGAGGATGGTCAGCGCAACGTGCAGGGCATTCTCAGTGAACTGGTCGGGCAGAAGGGCATCGAGCCGCAACTCAAGACCCGCATCGAACGCCTGCGTGAAGAACATCGTGTATTAGGTGCGGCCTATCAGAAGGGCCGTGATGCCTACGTGGCGGCTGGTGCCGACCCAACGGCCGGCGACAACGCGGTCAAAGGCGTGGACCGTGCAGCCAGCGAGCAGATGAGTGAACTGGTCATCGAACTGCGCAAGCAGAGCATCGAGCAATCAAAGCTGATCAGTGCCGGCGCCGATCAGACGGTGTTGCTGGGGCTCGTGGTGATGCTGGTGTCGGGTCTGTTGATTGGCCTGTTGAGTCTGTGGCTGGTCAACCGCAACCTGGTGGAGCCGATCCGTAAACTGATCGACTACGTGGCACAACTCAGCCAAGGGCGCTTCGCCGAGCGCGTGGCCAGCACCCGTCAGGACGAGTTGGGCAACCTGGCCACGGCCGCCAACACCTTGCGCGATTTCCTTGCCGAAACCTTCAACCGTTTGCAGCGCAGTGCGTCCGACCTGGACAGTGCCAGCGGTGAGCTGAATTCGATTGCTGGCCTCATGGCCAGTGGCACCAACGAGCAATTCAACCGCACCGATCAAGTGGCCACGGCGATGAACGAAATGTCCGCCACCGCGCAAGAAGTCGCGCGTCACGCAGCCGAAGCGGCACGTGCGGCCGACGATGCCGATCAGTCGGCGCAGCAGGGCGAGAAGGTCATGCAGGGCACCATTCACACCATCACTCAAATGCGTGGCGAAATCGCCAATACCGCCACGGTCATCCGTCGTCTGGAAGAAGACAGCGGGCGCATCGGTAAAGTGCTGGAAGTGATTCGCGGCATCGCTGAGCAAACCAACCTGCTGGCGCTCAACGCTGCAATCGAAGCGGCCCGTGCCGGTGAAGCCGGGCGTGGTTTTGCGGTGGTCGCCGATGAAGTACGCAGCCTGGCCCAGCGCACGGCGGCGTCGATCATCGAGATCAACCAGATCATTCAAACCGTGCAAACCGGTGCGGTGGACGCGGCCCAAGCCATCGAAAGTGGTCAGTCGCGCAGCGAAGAAAGCGTCGAGCAAGTGACCCAAGCCGGCGCCATGCTCGAGCGCATCACCCATGCCGTGGAGGCCATTCGCGACATGAACCGCCAGATCGCCACCGCCGCTGAAGAACAGACTTCAGTGGCCGAAGACATCTCGCGCAACCTCACCGAAATCACCAGCATCGCCAGCACCAACCTGGATAACGTGCAGCGCACCGAAGCGGCCAGCCACAATCTGCATGGCTTGTCGGGGCAGTTGAATGAAGTGACGGCGCGGTTGAGCGCCTAG
- a CDS encoding transporter produces MNHSIDQRHRDSDLFGLLYGFSFRPGERGREIDSVKALHCLQQPDDSDEFLWLHLNLAHAACERWMKSHLALPDEFFEALHEGSRSTRIEHVDSALLAVVNDVVFNLSSMVSSDVSTLWVCARSRLIISARLQPLHSVDKLRSSVKAGECFRSPLELLVHLLRDQGEVLTQIVRKTSLSVDQIEDELLSSRLSTNRAELGANRRVLVRLQRLLALEPGSLLRLLNRPPHWLQKEDVKELRKSTEEFALIINDLTALGERIKLLQEEIAANLNEQSNRTLFTLTVVTVLALPINIIAGFFGMNVGGVPLAGDPEGFWILVALVATFTLIAGRWAFRKRRDY; encoded by the coding sequence ATGAACCACAGCATTGACCAACGCCATCGCGATTCCGACCTGTTCGGCCTGCTTTACGGTTTCAGTTTTCGCCCCGGCGAGCGCGGCCGGGAAATCGATTCGGTCAAGGCGCTGCACTGTCTGCAACAACCGGACGACAGTGATGAATTCCTCTGGCTGCACCTGAACCTGGCCCACGCCGCGTGCGAGCGCTGGATGAAAAGCCATCTGGCATTGCCCGATGAATTTTTCGAGGCGCTGCACGAAGGTTCTCGCTCAACGCGCATCGAGCATGTCGATTCGGCGTTACTGGCGGTGGTCAACGACGTGGTGTTCAACCTCAGCAGCATGGTCTCCTCGGATGTCTCGACGCTGTGGGTCTGTGCCCGCAGTCGGCTGATCATCAGCGCGCGCCTCCAACCGCTGCACTCGGTGGACAAGCTGCGCTCTTCGGTGAAGGCCGGTGAATGCTTTCGCTCGCCGCTGGAATTGCTGGTGCATTTGCTGCGAGATCAGGGCGAAGTGCTGACGCAGATCGTGCGCAAGACCAGCCTCAGCGTCGATCAGATCGAAGATGAATTGCTGTCGTCGCGCCTGTCGACCAACCGGGCTGAGCTGGGCGCCAACCGCCGAGTGCTGGTGCGCCTGCAACGGTTGCTGGCGCTGGAGCCGGGCTCATTGCTGCGCCTGCTCAATCGCCCGCCGCACTGGCTGCAGAAGGAGGACGTCAAGGAGCTGCGCAAGTCCACCGAGGAGTTTGCGCTGATCATCAACGACCTCACGGCCCTCGGTGAACGGATCAAGCTGTTGCAGGAAGAAATCGCCGCCAACCTCAACGAACAGAGCAACCGCACGCTGTTCACCCTGACCGTGGTCACGGTGCTGGCGCTGCCGATCAACATCATTGCCGGCTTCTTTGGCATGAACGTCGGCGGCGTGCCGCTTGCCGGCGATCCGGAGGGGTTCTGGATTCTGGTGGCGCTGGTCGCGACGTTTACCCTGATTGCCGGACGCTGGGCGTTTCGCAAGCGGCGCGATTATTGA
- a CDS encoding inorganic phosphate transporter, which yields MATPSFTAATQAPASGARPQFDKKPGLLTFVMFFAVLGSGLLFTAYSLMHDMSELGTAITTWTPFLLLGVALLIALGFEFVNGFHDTANAVATVIYTHSLPPNFAVAWSGFFNFLGVLLSSGAVAFGIIALLPVELILQVGSSAGFAMIFALLIAAILWNLGTWWLGLPASSSHTLIGSIIGVGVANALMHGRDGTSGVDWAQATKVGYALLLSPLIGFAFAALLLLALRAFVKNRALYKAPKGDTPPPWWIRGMLILTCTGVSFAHGSNDGQKGMGLIMLILVGTLPMAYALNRTMPADQALQFAAVAEVTQQALMKNSPLPVPADPRPVLTDYMRSKEATPQLIPALAALAGHIGNEVKGYGSLSKVPAEAMGNVRNDMYLTSETIRLMDKNKVGNFDADTTGKLQLFKQQIDNATRFIPLWVKIAVAIALGLGTMVGWKRIVVTVGEKIGKTHLTYAQGASAETVAMLTIGAADMFGLPVSTTHVLSSGVAGTMVANGGGLQMKTIRNLLMAWVLTLPAAIVLSGSLYWLFTKLF from the coding sequence ATGGCTACGCCTTCTTTCACCGCCGCTACACAGGCTCCCGCCAGCGGCGCCAGGCCGCAGTTCGATAAAAAGCCCGGCCTGCTCACCTTCGTGATGTTCTTTGCGGTACTGGGCAGCGGGCTGTTGTTTACCGCCTACAGCCTGATGCACGACATGAGCGAACTGGGCACGGCGATCACCACCTGGACGCCGTTTCTGCTGTTGGGCGTGGCACTGTTGATTGCGTTGGGCTTTGAGTTCGTCAACGGTTTTCACGACACCGCCAATGCCGTGGCAACCGTAATTTACACCCACTCCCTGCCGCCGAATTTCGCCGTGGCCTGGTCCGGGTTCTTCAACTTTCTGGGGGTACTGCTGTCGAGCGGCGCGGTGGCGTTCGGCATCATCGCCCTGCTGCCCGTGGAGCTGATTCTGCAAGTCGGTTCCTCCGCCGGTTTCGCGATGATCTTCGCGCTGTTGATCGCCGCCATCCTGTGGAACCTTGGCACCTGGTGGTTGGGTTTGCCGGCGTCTTCGTCCCACACGCTGATCGGTTCGATCATCGGTGTCGGCGTAGCCAATGCCCTGATGCACGGCCGCGATGGCACCAGTGGCGTGGACTGGGCCCAGGCGACCAAAGTCGGTTACGCGTTGCTGCTGTCGCCGCTGATCGGCTTCGCGTTTGCCGCGCTGTTGCTGCTGGCGTTGCGCGCCTTCGTCAAAAATCGCGCGCTGTACAAGGCGCCGAAGGGCGACACCCCGCCACCGTGGTGGATTCGCGGTATGTTGATTCTGACCTGCACCGGTGTGTCCTTCGCCCACGGTTCCAACGACGGCCAGAAAGGCATGGGCCTGATTATGCTGATCCTGGTGGGCACCTTGCCGATGGCGTATGCGCTGAACCGCACCATGCCGGCGGATCAGGCCTTGCAGTTCGCTGCGGTGGCGGAAGTCACCCAGCAAGCCCTGATGAAAAACTCGCCGCTTCCGGTGCCCGCCGATCCGCGCCCGGTGCTGACCGACTACATGCGCAGCAAGGAAGCCACGCCGCAATTGATCCCCGCCCTCGCCGCACTGGCGGGCCACATCGGGAACGAAGTGAAGGGGTACGGCTCGCTGTCGAAAGTCCCGGCCGAAGCGATGGGCAACGTGCGCAACGACATGTACCTGACCAGCGAAACCATTCGCCTGATGGACAAGAACAAGGTTGGCAACTTCGACGCCGACACCACCGGCAAGCTGCAACTGTTCAAACAACAGATCGACAACGCCACCCGGTTCATTCCGCTGTGGGTGAAGATCGCGGTGGCCATCGCCCTGGGACTGGGCACCATGGTCGGCTGGAAACGCATTGTGGTGACGGTCGGCGAAAAAATCGGCAAGACACACCTGACCTACGCCCAGGGCGCCTCGGCGGAAACCGTGGCGATGTTGACCATCGGCGCTGCCGATATGTTCGGCCTGCCGGTATCGACCACCCACGTATTGTCTTCAGGCGTGGCCGGGACCATGGTCGCCAACGGTGGCGGCTTGCAGATGAAGACCATCCGCAACCTGCTGATGGCCTGGGTGTTGACCTTGCCGGCGGCGATTGTGTTGTCGGGGAGTTTGTATTGGTTGTTCACCAAGCTGTTCTGA
- a CDS encoding TylF/MycF/NovP-related O-methyltransferase produces MTKRRITPAEAQYNETRANVLKRVDAEYVADAPFVFANRIGVTAALSRMELFKKVAEIPGAIIECGVYKGNSLMLYMHLSMILEPYAINRSIIGFDTFEGFQSIDKKEDPADVNETMFSDTDQSLIQDMIDANDLLRPVNRIPRCELVKGDIVKTVPEWVQTRPDLVVAMLILDTDLYESTKVALETFLPYMPKGAIVVLDEVAYRNFPGETKALREVLDLNKIELKRLPFDSCVGYFHV; encoded by the coding sequence ATGACCAAGCGTCGCATCACGCCTGCCGAGGCCCAGTACAACGAAACCCGTGCCAACGTCCTGAAACGGGTCGATGCCGAGTACGTGGCCGACGCACCGTTCGTCTTCGCCAACCGTATCGGCGTGACCGCTGCTCTGTCGCGCATGGAGCTGTTCAAGAAAGTCGCCGAAATCCCGGGCGCGATCATTGAGTGCGGCGTGTACAAGGGCAACTCGTTGATGCTCTACATGCACCTGTCGATGATCCTGGAACCCTACGCGATCAACCGTTCGATTATCGGCTTCGACACCTTCGAAGGCTTCCAGAGCATCGACAAAAAAGAAGACCCGGCAGACGTGAACGAGACCATGTTCTCCGACACCGACCAGTCGCTGATCCAGGACATGATCGACGCCAACGACTTGCTGCGCCCGGTCAACCGTATCCCGCGCTGTGAGCTGGTCAAAGGCGACATCGTCAAGACCGTGCCGGAGTGGGTCCAGACCCGTCCAGACTTGGTGGTGGCGATGCTGATCCTCGACACCGATCTGTACGAATCGACCAAAGTCGCTTTGGAAACTTTCCTGCCGTACATGCCAAAAGGCGCGATCGTAGTACTGGACGAAGTGGCTTATCGCAACTTCCCTGGTGAAACCAAAGCCCTGCGCGAAGTGCTCGACCTGAACAAAATCGAACTCAAACGCCTGCCGTTTGATTCGTGTGTAGGCTACTTCCACGTCTAA
- a CDS encoding multidrug/biocide efflux PACE transporter — protein sequence MNANKSITERIFQAIGFELLAILICTPLLAWVMEKPMLEMGAVTMAIAALALAWNVVFNGVFDRLLKRFAIVHNAWVRVVHALLFEGGLVAFGVPLIAWWLKVSLWQAFLLDIGVLLFFLPYTYVYHWGYDVVRERLLVRRACEA from the coding sequence ATGAACGCCAACAAATCCATCACTGAACGAATTTTCCAGGCCATCGGTTTCGAACTGCTGGCGATATTGATCTGTACCCCGCTACTGGCCTGGGTCATGGAAAAACCCATGCTGGAAATGGGCGCGGTAACCATGGCCATTGCAGCCCTTGCCCTCGCCTGGAACGTGGTCTTCAACGGCGTGTTCGACCGGTTGCTCAAGCGCTTTGCTATTGTGCATAACGCGTGGGTCCGCGTGGTGCATGCGCTGTTGTTCGAAGGAGGTCTGGTGGCGTTTGGCGTGCCGTTGATTGCCTGGTGGCTGAAGGTCAGCCTGTGGCAGGCGTTCCTGCTGGACATCGGCGTGCTGCTGTTTTTCCTGCCCTACACCTACGTCTACCACTGGGGTTACGACGTGGTGCGTGAGCGGCTGTTGGTGCGCAGGGCTTGCGAAGCGTAA
- a CDS encoding LysR family transcriptional regulator gives MASHEVLLAFVQAATQGSFSAAARKLGRSQSTISAAVASLEIDLNLALFDRSSRKPSLTPAGHVMLQRAEEILAATSRLEMTASQLSQGVEPKLTVAISDTYQSDRFEAALSAFEQRYPDLELECLIAECDDLVALVQRGRAHVAFAEMQDSYPPDLVNSTVDERTEIALFVSHAHPLAKLKGIDQDVLQQHRELRLATIVNPYESRAKGRVWSAPSYLMLLEMAQGGFGWAPLPRWLVGRFGAGSLVELNVRGWPKPVCVDALWSRLHPPGPAGSWLLSKMLE, from the coding sequence ATGGCATCCCACGAAGTGCTGCTGGCGTTTGTCCAGGCGGCGACTCAAGGCTCGTTTTCCGCCGCGGCGCGCAAGCTCGGTCGCAGTCAGTCGACCATCAGCGCCGCAGTGGCCAGCCTGGAAATCGACCTGAACCTTGCCCTGTTCGACCGCAGCAGTCGCAAGCCGAGCCTGACCCCGGCCGGGCACGTCATGCTGCAACGGGCCGAGGAGATTCTGGCCGCCACCAGCCGTCTGGAAATGACCGCCAGCCAACTGTCCCAAGGCGTCGAGCCGAAGCTGACCGTGGCGATTTCCGATACCTACCAGTCCGACCGCTTCGAAGCGGCGCTCAGTGCTTTCGAGCAGCGTTATCCAGACCTGGAGCTTGAATGCTTGATCGCCGAATGCGATGACCTGGTGGCGCTGGTGCAACGCGGTCGAGCGCACGTCGCCTTCGCCGAGATGCAAGACAGCTACCCACCCGACCTGGTCAATTCGACGGTGGACGAGCGCACGGAAATCGCCCTGTTCGTGTCCCATGCTCACCCGTTGGCGAAGCTGAAGGGAATCGATCAAGACGTGCTGCAACAGCACCGCGAACTGCGTCTGGCGACGATCGTCAATCCGTATGAAAGCCGGGCGAAGGGGCGCGTCTGGTCGGCGCCGAGCTATTTGATGCTGCTGGAAATGGCCCAGGGCGGGTTCGGCTGGGCGCCGTTGCCCCGCTGGCTTGTGGGGCGGTTCGGGGCGGGCTCATTGGTGGAGTTGAATGTGCGCGGCTGGCCGAAACCGGTGTGCGTCGATGCGCTGTGGTCGCGCCTGCACCCGCCTGGGCCGGCGGGGAGTTGGTTATTGAGCAAGATGCTGGAGTGA
- a CDS encoding RNA polymerase sigma factor, with translation MPGESVRARVEQVYREDSRRILATLIRLLGDFDLAEEALHEAFFVAVERWQRDGVPDNPRTWLVSTGRFKAIDVLRRRARFNASRPMLLAQLQELEQADWSDEDVEDDRLRLIFTCCHPALAADAQVPLTLREVCDLTTEEIARAFLSAPATIAQRIVRAKAKIRDAKIPYQVPTLTELPERLDSVLRVIYLVFNEGYSASIGNELTREDLTREAIRLGRLLMQLLPEPEVMGLLALMLLHESRRPARTSPSGELIVLDEQDRSLWDAELIAEGCALVEQALTTRRFGPYCLQAAIAAVHAEAPTAAETDWPQIVGLYDVLLRAVPSPVIELNRAAALAKRDGPLAGLTLIDGILARGELLDYHLAHSARAEFYRQLGRVEEARAAYERALELTQQVPERRFIEGRLQALE, from the coding sequence ATGCCTGGCGAGTCGGTACGGGCGCGAGTCGAGCAGGTCTACCGCGAAGACTCGCGGCGGATTCTGGCGACCCTGATCCGTCTGCTCGGCGATTTCGACCTCGCCGAAGAAGCGCTGCACGAGGCGTTCTTCGTCGCGGTCGAACGCTGGCAGCGTGATGGTGTGCCGGACAATCCGCGCACCTGGCTGGTGTCCACCGGCCGCTTCAAGGCCATCGATGTGTTGCGCCGGCGCGCGCGTTTTAACGCGTCCCGGCCGATGTTGCTCGCTCAACTGCAAGAGCTGGAGCAGGCTGACTGGAGTGATGAAGATGTGGAAGACGATCGCTTGCGGCTGATTTTCACCTGTTGTCACCCGGCACTGGCGGCGGACGCGCAAGTGCCGCTGACCCTGCGTGAAGTCTGCGACCTGACCACAGAAGAAATCGCCCGGGCCTTTCTCTCGGCACCGGCCACCATCGCCCAGCGCATCGTGCGGGCCAAAGCCAAGATTCGTGACGCGAAAATCCCTTACCAAGTGCCCACCCTGACGGAACTGCCTGAACGTCTCGACAGCGTGCTGCGGGTGATTTACCTGGTGTTCAACGAAGGCTACTCGGCATCTATCGGCAACGAATTGACCCGCGAAGACCTGACGCGTGAAGCGATTCGTCTCGGTCGGTTGTTGATGCAATTGCTACCCGAACCCGAGGTGATGGGGCTGCTGGCGCTGATGCTGTTGCATGAGTCCCGGCGCCCGGCCAGGACTTCACCGAGCGGTGAACTGATTGTGCTGGATGAACAGGATCGCTCGCTGTGGGACGCCGAGCTGATTGCCGAAGGCTGTGCACTGGTGGAGCAGGCGCTGACGACGCGGCGTTTCGGGCCTTATTGCCTGCAAGCGGCGATTGCTGCGGTGCACGCCGAAGCGCCGACGGCGGCGGAGACGGACTGGCCGCAGATTGTCGGTTTGTATGATGTGCTGCTGCGGGCCGTGCCGTCGCCGGTGATCGAACTCAACCGCGCGGCGGCGCTGGCCAAGCGCGATGGCCCGTTGGCCGGGTTGACGTTGATTGACGGGATTCTGGCGCGGGGCGAGTTGCTGGATTACCACCTCGCGCACTCGGCGCGGGCGGAGTTTTACCGGCAGTTGGGAAGGGTGGAAGAGGCGCGGGCGGCGTACGAGCGGGCGCTGGAATTGACGCAGCAGGTGCCGGAGCGGCGGTTTATCGAGGGGCGGCTCCAAGCGTTGGAGTGA
- a CDS encoding SRPBCC family protein, translating to MSPQSVQRKPAKFELSISRLIDAPRRKIFRAWTEPALLAQWWGPHGMTTPECEMDLWVGGQFRTLMRAPDGSEYPTMGVFLEIVAPERLVFTDAFLPGWIPTGKPFMTAEVTLEERDGKTLYTARAMHWNEEDRQAHEAMGFHDGWGQSLDRLETLVTEGMPD from the coding sequence ATGAGTCCGCAATCCGTCCAGCGAAAACCGGCCAAATTCGAGCTGTCCATCAGTCGCCTGATCGATGCGCCGCGCCGCAAAATCTTCCGCGCCTGGACTGAACCCGCGCTGCTCGCCCAATGGTGGGGGCCTCACGGCATGACCACGCCCGAGTGCGAAATGGACCTATGGGTGGGCGGTCAGTTTCGCACCCTGATGCGGGCGCCGGATGGCTCCGAGTACCCGACCATGGGCGTGTTTCTGGAGATCGTCGCCCCGGAGCGTCTGGTGTTCACCGACGCTTTTCTTCCCGGCTGGATTCCCACCGGCAAGCCGTTCATGACCGCCGAAGTGACGCTCGAAGAGCGGGACGGTAAAACCCTCTATACCGCTCGCGCCATGCACTGGAACGAAGAAGATCGTCAGGCGCACGAGGCCATGGGGTTTCATGACGGTTGGGGGCAAAGCCTTGATCGGCTGGAGACGCTGGTGACTGAAGGCATGCCGGACTGA
- a CDS encoding YciI family protein — protein sequence MKYLCLVYSNEHELHSLPESPKDAECMAYAESIQGSGRMIAAEALESVQTATTVRMRNGKMSVTDGPFAETKEQLAGFYLIDAKDLNEAIQVAGNIPAARVGCVEVRPVRQLNP from the coding sequence ATGAAGTATCTATGCCTGGTCTACAGCAACGAGCACGAGTTGCACTCGCTGCCCGAAAGCCCCAAAGACGCCGAGTGCATGGCCTACGCCGAGTCGATCCAGGGCAGCGGCAGGATGATCGCCGCCGAAGCGCTGGAGTCGGTACAGACCGCAACCACCGTGCGCATGCGCAACGGAAAAATGTCGGTTACCGATGGCCCGTTCGCTGAAACCAAGGAGCAGTTGGCCGGCTTCTACCTGATCGATGCCAAGGACCTCAATGAAGCCATCCAGGTCGCCGGCAACATCCCGGCGGCCCGGGTCGGCTGTGTCGAGGTGCGGCCCGTTCGCCAGTTGAATCCCTGA
- a CDS encoding YybH family protein, producing the protein MNAQTQIHNLIENYRQAVIAKDVEKVMALYADDIVSFDAVKALQFKGKAAYRAHWQECMEMCPGPHIFEFHEIDIVPSQEIAFAHWLAHCGGTNEKGETQACWMRVTACYRQEAGLWQIVHEHWSAPFDMTSGAALFDLKP; encoded by the coding sequence ATGAATGCTCAGACACAAATCCATAACCTGATCGAGAACTACCGCCAGGCGGTCATCGCCAAGGATGTGGAAAAGGTCATGGCCCTGTACGCCGATGACATTGTCTCCTTCGATGCCGTCAAAGCCCTGCAATTCAAGGGCAAGGCGGCCTACCGTGCGCATTGGCAGGAATGCATGGAGATGTGCCCGGGCCCGCACATTTTCGAGTTCCACGAGATCGACATCGTGCCGTCGCAGGAGATCGCTTTCGCTCACTGGCTGGCGCATTGCGGCGGCACCAATGAAAAAGGTGAAACCCAGGCCTGCTGGATGCGCGTCACCGCGTGCTATCGGCAGGAAGCGGGGCTCTGGCAGATCGTCCACGAACACTGGTCGGCGCCGTTCGACATGACGAGCGGCGCGGCGCTGTTCGACCTGAAACCCTGA
- a CDS encoding GNAT family N-acetyltransferase has product MTARLVPYESLNALQRQQVEAIEINAEQIRFSGDIHGALHTLLSKPGPGVKGFALLVEDAPVAFLLLKRPPVLPAWADEHSATLHALQVDRRAQGKGYGKACLQALPEVARQAWPEIKGLELSVDADNESAIALYAKYGFVDSGEAYKGRIGYERRMGLVF; this is encoded by the coding sequence GTGACTGCCCGACTCGTGCCTTACGAAAGCCTGAACGCCCTGCAGCGCCAACAGGTCGAGGCCATCGAAATCAACGCCGAACAAATCAGGTTCTCTGGCGACATTCATGGTGCGTTGCACACTTTGCTGTCCAAGCCTGGCCCTGGCGTCAAAGGCTTTGCGCTACTGGTGGAGGATGCTCCGGTGGCCTTCCTGCTACTCAAGCGCCCGCCGGTACTGCCGGCCTGGGCCGACGAACACAGCGCCACCCTGCACGCCCTGCAGGTCGATCGCCGCGCCCAGGGCAAAGGCTATGGCAAGGCCTGCCTGCAAGCCCTGCCCGAGGTTGCGCGCCAGGCCTGGCCGGAAATCAAAGGGCTCGAGTTGTCGGTGGATGCAGACAATGAGTCGGCCATCGCGCTGTATGCCAAATATGGCTTTGTCGACAGCGGCGAAGCGTACAAAGGCCGGATCGGTTACGAACGACGGATGGGGCTGGTTTTCTGA